A single window of Streptomyces sp. NBC_00464 DNA harbors:
- a CDS encoding YchJ family protein, protein MSRRTSRPRRPSAAPAFQVTAALPCPCGLPATYGECCGRFHAGAPAPTCEALMRSRYAAFVVRDVAYLLRTWHPDHRPDVLELDPGQRWQGLEILETTEGSAFHTTGTVTFRAHYTAAGHRDSLHEKSRFVRHEGAWVYESAVFAD, encoded by the coding sequence ATGTCCCGACGCACCTCACGCCCCCGACGGCCCTCCGCCGCCCCCGCCTTTCAGGTCACGGCCGCCCTGCCGTGCCCGTGCGGGCTGCCCGCCACCTACGGTGAGTGCTGCGGGCGGTTCCACGCCGGGGCACCGGCGCCGACGTGCGAGGCGCTGATGCGCTCGCGGTACGCCGCCTTCGTCGTCCGGGACGTCGCGTACCTGCTGCGCACCTGGCACCCGGACCACCGCCCCGACGTCCTCGAACTCGATCCCGGGCAGCGCTGGCAGGGCCTGGAGATCCTGGAGACGACGGAGGGCAGCGCCTTCCACACCACGGGCACGGTCACCTTCCGGGCGCACTACACGGCCGCCGGCCACCGCGATTCGCTGCACGAGAAGAGCCGCTTCGTCCGGCACGAGGGCGCCTGGGTCTACGAGTCGGCCGTCTTCGCCGACTGA